Proteins encoded together in one Candidatus Nitrosocaldus cavascurensis window:
- a CDS encoding UPF0147 family protein — protein sequence MASRRQQEKQEKERENKEKILKAVSILMSVADNTMTPKQVRQSIKDIINNLKDEKIDAGVRAANAISMLDELTQSPNVPSHMRVTLWQVVSVLESIRT from the coding sequence TTGGCTAGCAGGAGGCAGCAGGAGAAGCAGGAGAAGGAGAGGGAGAACAAGGAGAAGATACTCAAGGCAGTATCCATACTCATGAGTGTAGCAGATAACACTATGACACCAAAGCAGGTTAGGCAGAGCATAAAGGATATAATTAACAATCTTAAGGATGAGAAGATTGATGCTGGGGTTAGAGCAGCAAATGCAATAAGCATGCTAGATGAACTTACACAATCACCTAATGTGCCTTCACACATGAGGGTGACTCTATGGCAAGTAGTATCTGTACTTGAGAGTATAAGGACATGA
- a CDS encoding TldD/PmbA family protein — protein MMEEEMLVVERMLDICRRAVGKALAMGAGEAEAYILDKEIITVRLARSRIVEAKGLRDRGLALRVVKDKSVSGVSTSLMDDQSIEKIAGYAISSASMMQAKDNWNGLPARSIPKGILEKGYDPAIEALSVDDSVNIAYLMLESARADMLSISGALHIVKEYVCIANSNGLELSDKATYMVGNVNADLEQDGSNSVYEKRVSGVGFRASRMLNSFSADAVGREAAEMAMNSKGASKAEEGEYSIIFEPYALGELLAFVFAYNFNAKAYQDGRSCFHGRINDMIAIDRFSLADEPRREDALGSKVFDDEGVETYNKYIVEDGVFKGIIYDTFYSSKDGMRSTGNAIRAGYPVGRGVVALPYPSFHNIVVKEGNYNRDEMIKDTKRGLIVSRLWYTYPVNPEQGDFSCTARSGVFEVSNGEIIGARRMVRIIDNLKRLMFNISAIGKESKQVLQWHATPCITPSIRVDRVRITPL, from the coding sequence ATGATGGAAGAGGAGATGCTTGTAGTAGAGAGGATGCTTGATATATGCAGGAGAGCAGTTGGTAAGGCTCTAGCGATGGGCGCTGGTGAGGCTGAAGCGTATATCCTTGATAAGGAGATAATAACAGTTAGGCTTGCAAGATCACGCATAGTAGAGGCTAAAGGCTTAAGGGATAGAGGTCTTGCTCTGAGGGTTGTTAAAGATAAGAGCGTATCAGGGGTGAGTACATCACTCATGGATGATCAGAGCATAGAGAAGATTGCAGGATATGCTATATCCTCTGCAAGCATGATGCAAGCTAAAGATAACTGGAATGGTTTACCAGCAAGATCGATACCAAAGGGCATACTTGAGAAGGGTTACGATCCTGCAATAGAGGCTCTTAGCGTTGATGATTCAGTTAACATTGCATACCTCATGCTTGAATCTGCAAGGGCAGATATGCTATCAATCTCTGGAGCATTGCATATTGTGAAGGAGTATGTATGCATTGCAAACAGCAATGGTCTAGAGTTGAGTGATAAGGCTACATACATGGTTGGTAATGTAAACGCTGATCTTGAGCAAGATGGCTCCAACAGTGTGTATGAGAAGAGGGTTAGTGGTGTTGGGTTCAGAGCATCAAGGATGCTCAACTCATTCAGTGCAGATGCTGTTGGCAGAGAGGCAGCAGAGATGGCTATGAACTCAAAGGGTGCAAGCAAAGCAGAGGAGGGTGAGTACAGCATAATATTCGAGCCATATGCACTTGGAGAACTGCTAGCCTTTGTCTTTGCATACAACTTCAATGCCAAAGCATATCAGGATGGGAGGAGTTGTTTCCATGGTAGGATAAACGATATGATTGCTATTGATAGGTTCTCACTTGCAGATGAGCCTAGAAGGGAGGATGCTCTAGGTAGCAAGGTATTCGATGATGAGGGTGTTGAGACATACAACAAGTATATAGTAGAAGATGGTGTATTCAAGGGCATAATATACGATACATTCTACTCATCAAAAGATGGTATGAGGAGCACTGGAAATGCCATAAGGGCAGGGTATCCAGTAGGGAGAGGAGTAGTAGCATTACCATACCCATCATTCCATAATATAGTGGTCAAGGAAGGCAACTACAATAGGGATGAGATGATCAAGGATACAAAGAGAGGGCTTATAGTAAGCAGGTTATGGTACACATACCCAGTCAACCCAGAGCAGGGAGACTTTTCATGCACTGCTAGGAGTGGGGTATTCGAGGTCAGCAATGGTGAGATAATAGGTGCAAGGAGGATGGTAAGGATAATAGATAACCTGAAGAGGCTCATGTTTAATATCTCAGCCATAGGGAAGGAGAGTAAGCAGGTACTTCAATGGCATGCTACACCATGCATAACCCCTAGCATAAGGGTTGATAGGGTAAGGATAACACCACTCTAG
- a CDS encoding DUF790 family protein, which produces MLPTSLVRARARKGRIVPVFASQDDEGLASLIIDEFMKAYSSRERKGILIDRIRELEYGSDYRLVRGFYTILERRCVFKRIDTPVHPILLRREVFKESSRRGYALTDGERRSIMDEVASRLKIDRALVEEMMWSDLEENLIMQEFRPISPEELVGEYNLALIQGMLLNCTRMECSVSQGIEWKVLLRDVKRLGLMYMLDEHRSMVDKHKHEHHPPSSIVCMIDGPASIFKLTDRYGVAMARLLPTLLKAGEWWFRAWIVRKGMGVGSRRVYELEFSSKDAREMGIALMPSRIEGYTDEEKELPSTSKVYDSSIEERFATLFNQYGTGWRLVREPEPIVVSGQAFIPDFVLEKYGKKIYVEIVGFWTKDYIERKVQKLIQMNKSRGMDKDGEMILLVNKELVCSEPIHMEHLSRFARLVMYDGKKIPMKQIIAHLKSIEDEITAEHVSDDALMNDVKEYIKGLNHGRIISIKKVAERFNITYDAVLSIITSIVESGELPNHEMVMNEFLIARDVLEGIKRDVGIHERLVDACKVMEGYGVPEEYYTSLLSILGYTIVWRDIDINNAVIVKVYDDKDKDKDDSSL; this is translated from the coding sequence ATGCTACCTACATCACTTGTAAGGGCAAGGGCTAGGAAGGGTAGGATAGTGCCAGTATTTGCTTCACAAGATGATGAAGGACTAGCATCCCTCATAATAGATGAGTTCATGAAGGCATATAGCAGTAGAGAGAGGAAAGGTATACTCATAGATAGGATAAGGGAGTTGGAGTACGGTAGCGATTACAGGCTTGTTAGAGGGTTCTACACCATACTTGAGAGGAGGTGTGTATTCAAGCGTATTGATACCCCTGTACATCCTATACTCCTGAGAAGGGAGGTATTCAAGGAGTCAAGTAGGAGAGGTTATGCACTAACAGATGGGGAGAGGAGGAGTATAATGGATGAGGTTGCATCAAGGCTTAAGATAGATAGGGCATTGGTTGAGGAGATGATGTGGAGCGACCTCGAGGAGAATCTTATCATGCAAGAGTTCAGGCCCATAAGCCCTGAAGAACTTGTTGGAGAGTACAATCTAGCACTCATTCAGGGCATGCTCCTGAACTGTACAAGGATGGAGTGTAGTGTATCTCAAGGTATTGAGTGGAAGGTTCTCTTGAGGGATGTGAAGAGGCTTGGGTTGATGTACATGCTTGATGAGCATAGAAGCATGGTTGATAAGCATAAGCATGAGCATCATCCCCCTTCAAGCATAGTATGCATGATAGATGGTCCAGCAAGTATATTCAAGTTGACTGATAGGTATGGGGTTGCAATGGCAAGGCTGTTACCAACACTCCTCAAGGCAGGGGAGTGGTGGTTTAGGGCATGGATAGTAAGGAAGGGTATGGGAGTAGGATCAAGAAGGGTCTATGAGTTAGAGTTCTCATCCAAGGATGCAAGGGAGATGGGTATTGCGTTGATGCCTAGTAGAATTGAAGGTTACACGGATGAGGAGAAGGAGTTGCCTAGCACAAGCAAGGTATATGATAGTAGTATAGAGGAGAGGTTTGCTACACTCTTCAACCAATATGGTACAGGGTGGAGGCTTGTAAGGGAGCCAGAGCCCATAGTAGTCTCAGGACAGGCATTCATACCAGATTTTGTGCTTGAGAAGTATGGAAAGAAGATCTACGTAGAGATAGTTGGATTCTGGACAAAGGATTACATAGAGAGGAAGGTTCAGAAGCTTATACAGATGAATAAGAGCAGAGGTATGGATAAGGATGGTGAGATGATACTCCTTGTAAACAAGGAGTTGGTATGCTCTGAGCCCATACATATGGAGCATCTCTCAAGATTTGCAAGGCTGGTAATGTATGATGGTAAGAAGATTCCTATGAAGCAGATCATAGCCCATCTTAAGAGTATAGAGGATGAGATAACAGCAGAGCATGTAAGCGATGATGCGCTTATGAATGATGTGAAGGAATACATCAAAGGCTTGAACCATGGTAGAATAATAAGCATAAAGAAGGTGGCTGAGAGGTTCAATATAACATACGATGCAGTCTTATCAATAATAACAAGCATTGTAGAGAGTGGAGAACTTCCCAACCATGAGATGGTTATGAATGAATTCTTGATAGCAAGAGATGTGCTGGAAGGTATAAAGAGGGATGTAGGGATACATGAGAGGCTGGTAGATGCATGTAAGGT
- the endA gene encoding tRNA-intron lyase, with product MRRERKAVENGGGEEEGREILAMLKDDKVIVDDPDAMEELRRKGYGDRDEKDGRYFLYMYEALYLLYTKRMIVRRRDGDTLSFHELVSEALKHDPSIWTKFLIYRDLRSRGYVAREGFGFGNDFRVYERGEYSIKSARYIVFGLNEGREVKIDDLSRMVEQIWSMGKEPIVAVIERRGEVIYYSVERMRFAELKKVSIQSLDELNK from the coding sequence ATGCGAAGGGAGAGAAAGGCGGTAGAGAATGGGGGAGGTGAAGAAGAGGGTAGAGAGATACTTGCCATGCTCAAGGATGATAAGGTTATTGTAGATGATCCAGATGCTATGGAAGAGTTGAGGAGGAAAGGCTATGGGGATAGAGATGAGAAAGATGGAAGATACTTCCTGTACATGTATGAGGCATTATACCTACTCTACACCAAGAGGATGATTGTAAGAAGAAGGGATGGGGATACTCTGAGTTTCCATGAACTGGTTAGCGAGGCACTCAAACATGATCCAAGTATATGGACGAAGTTCCTCATCTATAGAGATCTTAGAAGTAGAGGCTATGTTGCAAGGGAAGGCTTTGGGTTCGGCAATGATTTTAGGGTATATGAGAGAGGTGAGTATAGCATAAAGTCAGCAAGATACATCGTATTTGGGCTTAACGAGGGTAGGGAGGTTAAGATAGATGATCTCAGCAGGATGGTTGAGCAGATATGGAGTATGGGCAAAGAGCCTATAGTTGCTGTTATAGAGCGTAGAGGAGAGGTCATATACTACAGTGTTGAGAGGATGCGCTTTGCTGAGTTGAAGAAGGTCTCTATACAATCTCTGGATGAACTCAATAAATAG
- a CDS encoding 50S ribosomal protein L16 — MKGRNYRAAVGMAYARREYIAGVPQPKIAKFTGGVAGEYSHKVMLVSDDGRAQIRHNALEAARVAANKILQSIGESSFFSVLKVYPHIVLRENKMIAAAGADRLQEGMRRAFGKPVGLAARVDNGQTIIEVYVNEQHVEKAKEALRVASSKLPIKTRIVVEEVSK, encoded by the coding sequence ATGAAGGGTAGGAACTACAGGGCTGCCGTAGGCATGGCATATGCTAGGAGGGAGTATATAGCAGGAGTTCCTCAGCCAAAGATAGCAAAGTTCACTGGAGGCGTTGCTGGAGAATACAGCCACAAGGTTATGCTTGTGTCTGATGATGGTAGGGCACAGATAAGGCATAATGCTCTAGAGGCTGCTAGGGTTGCAGCAAACAAGATACTTCAGAGCATAGGGGAGAGTTCTTTCTTTAGTGTACTCAAGGTATATCCTCATATAGTGCTTAGAGAGAATAAGATGATAGCAGCTGCAGGTGCAGATAGGCTTCAGGAGGGGATGAGGAGAGCCTTTGGTAAGCCAGTTGGGTTAGCAGCAAGGGTTGATAATGGTCAAACGATAATCGAGGTTTATGTGAATGAGCAGCATGTAGAGAAAGCAAAGGAGGCATTAAGGGTAGCATCTAGCAAGTTGCCCATAAAGACTAGGATAGTAGTTGAAGAGGTTAGCAAGTAA
- a CDS encoding GTPase, whose amino-acid sequence MKARKAIIMGAAGRDFHNFNVFFRDNPAYRVIAFTAAQIPYIEDRVYPPELAGSLYPQGIPIYPEHMLEELIRQHSIDDVFFSYSDVSHEHVMHIASRVLAAGASFTLLGPRDTQLKARKPVIAVVATRTGAGKSTITRLVADVIKEEGLKPVIVRHPMPYGRFYPVQHFKSMDDLSRYELTLEEEEEYIVHLEHGYEVLAGVDYAKVLEEAERHSDIILWDGGNNDMPFYKAEHTIVVTDATRAGHEMLYHPGEANLRGADTIAINKINLVDESTVKGIVERCNAINPDARIFPVRSEAYIDAPDRVRGKRVVIVEDAPSVTHGEMREGAGSYIARMLNCSIVDPRAYAVGSIRDSYNKYPWIGNVVPALGYSKEQMLELEHTLNAADCDAIILATPADITRRLRINKPVARVRFTAIDANKPGLREHLKDVVMKMIHKHG is encoded by the coding sequence ATGAAGGCTAGAAAGGCAATAATTATGGGAGCTGCTGGAAGAGACTTTCATAACTTCAATGTCTTCTTCAGGGATAATCCAGCATACAGAGTAATTGCATTTACAGCAGCACAGATACCATATATAGAGGATAGAGTTTATCCTCCAGAGCTTGCTGGCTCTCTATACCCTCAAGGTATACCCATCTACCCTGAGCATATGCTTGAAGAGTTGATAAGGCAGCATAGTATAGATGATGTGTTCTTCTCATACAGCGATGTATCCCATGAGCATGTAATGCATATAGCATCAAGGGTACTTGCTGCTGGAGCATCATTCACACTCTTAGGTCCAAGGGATACCCAACTTAAGGCAAGGAAGCCAGTTATTGCTGTAGTTGCAACGAGAACAGGGGCTGGCAAGAGCACCATAACTAGGCTTGTAGCAGATGTTATAAAGGAGGAGGGGTTGAAGCCAGTGATAGTTAGGCATCCAATGCCATATGGTAGATTCTACCCTGTACAGCACTTTAAGAGCATGGATGATCTATCAAGGTACGAACTTACTCTAGAGGAGGAGGAAGAGTACATAGTGCATCTAGAACATGGGTATGAGGTGCTTGCTGGTGTTGATTATGCTAAGGTGCTTGAGGAGGCTGAGAGGCATAGTGATATCATATTATGGGATGGGGGGAACAACGATATGCCATTCTATAAGGCAGAGCACACAATAGTTGTTACAGATGCTACAAGGGCAGGGCATGAAATGCTCTACCATCCTGGAGAAGCAAACCTTAGAGGAGCAGATACCATAGCCATAAATAAGATCAACCTCGTTGATGAATCTACAGTCAAGGGTATAGTTGAGAGGTGTAATGCTATAAACCCAGATGCACGCATCTTCCCTGTAAGGTCTGAAGCATACATTGATGCTCCAGATAGAGTGAGAGGTAAGAGGGTTGTAATAGTTGAGGATGCACCGAGTGTAACACATGGTGAGATGCGTGAGGGTGCAGGCTCATACATTGCTAGGATGCTCAACTGTAGTATAGTAGATCCAAGGGCTTATGCTGTAGGTTCTATAAGGGATTCTTACAACAAGTATCCATGGATAGGCAATGTAGTACCAGCACTAGGCTACAGCAAGGAGCAGATGCTTGAACTTGAGCATACCCTTAATGCTGCTGATTGTGATGCTATAATACTTGCTACACCAGCAGATATAACAAGGAGGCTAAGGATAAATAAGCCAGTTGCAAGGGTAAGGTTCACTGCTATAGATGCTAACAAACCTGGGTTGAGAGAGCATCTGAAGGATGTTGTTATGAAGATGATACATAAGCATGGATGA
- a CDS encoding methionine adenosyltransferase, with translation MIVEVERSNRIPTQARRFEMVERKGLGHPDTICDLVADSICVELAKHYMREYGQMMHFNVDKALLAAGETENRFGGGIVKRPMHLIIGDRATFNSLDIDGIVRGTARRWFNENLRHVRDEHVCIEPVLGSASAELRSLFAVASSPLSIPSNDTSALVGYAPSTLLEQVVRETELFINSAPFKHEFPEAGEDVKVMGFRHDESIELTIAIAFVDAYVESESYYFARKRDMLHAIDEHIKDSFDIKHLSVEINTLDREGKGMEGLYLTVLGTSADSSDSGQVGRGNRANGLISLMRPAGSESYAGKNPLSHIGKVYAALCFEIADDLHKSLLDEERDEVVVWMYNRIGKPVGEPMAVVVEVTADTVSIESSVKSIVGEHLNRIDDMYKRLINGTSRLGY, from the coding sequence GTGATTGTAGAGGTTGAGAGGAGTAATAGGATACCAACACAGGCTAGAAGGTTTGAGATGGTTGAGAGGAAAGGTTTAGGCCATCCAGATACCATATGTGATCTTGTTGCTGATAGCATATGTGTAGAGTTGGCTAAGCACTACATGAGAGAGTATGGACAGATGATGCACTTCAATGTAGATAAAGCATTGCTTGCTGCTGGAGAAACAGAGAACAGGTTTGGAGGGGGTATAGTAAAGAGACCCATGCACCTCATCATAGGGGATAGGGCAACATTCAACTCCCTAGATATTGATGGTATAGTTAGAGGAACAGCAAGGAGATGGTTCAATGAGAACCTTAGACATGTAAGGGATGAGCATGTATGCATAGAGCCAGTGCTAGGCTCAGCATCTGCAGAGTTAAGATCTCTATTTGCAGTAGCATCCTCACCTTTATCAATACCATCAAACGATACATCTGCACTTGTAGGCTATGCACCATCAACCCTACTTGAGCAAGTTGTACGTGAGACAGAACTCTTCATAAACTCTGCTCCATTCAAGCATGAGTTTCCAGAGGCTGGGGAGGATGTTAAGGTAATGGGTTTCAGACATGATGAGAGTATCGAACTTACTATTGCAATAGCGTTTGTAGATGCATATGTTGAGTCTGAATCATACTACTTTGCTAGGAAGAGGGATATGCTTCATGCTATAGATGAGCATATCAAAGATAGCTTTGACATAAAGCATCTAAGTGTTGAGATCAACACACTTGATAGAGAGGGTAAGGGTATGGAAGGGCTTTATCTTACAGTGCTTGGTACATCTGCAGACAGTTCAGACTCTGGTCAGGTTGGGAGGGGTAACAGGGCAAATGGGCTCATCTCACTCATGAGACCAGCAGGGTCTGAGAGTTATGCTGGGAAGAACCCGTTAAGCCACATAGGCAAGGTCTATGCTGCACTCTGCTTTGAGATTGCTGATGATCTGCATAAAAGTTTGCTTGATGAAGAGAGGGATGAGGTAGTTGTATGGATGTACAACAGGATAGGTAAACCTGTTGGAGAGCCTATGGCAGTAGTTGTAGAGGTTACAGCAGATACTGTTAGTATTGAGAGTAGCGTAAAGAGTATAGTTGGTGAACATCTCAACAGAATAGATGATATGTATAAGAGGCTTATTAACGGGACTTCAAGGCTAGGTTACTGA
- a CDS encoding ATP-binding protein, which produces MVLCIRKRIKDFSEGHKLAYCSLLYRFVREASKYGVGVILASQRPSDFNSKC; this is translated from the coding sequence ATGGTATTATGTATCAGAAAAAGGATCAAAGACTTTAGTGAAGGGCATAAACTTGCATACTGTTCACTGTTGTATAGATTTGTTAGAGAGGCAAGTAAGTATGGTGTTGGTGTTATACTGGCATCACAGAGACCAAGCGACTTTAATAGCAAATGTTAG
- a CDS encoding HAD family hydrolase codes for MQEGSREEARLLVAFDMDGTLLNGRLVLALADRCNVREQVTGIMSSTNMHGYEKSRAIARLWKGISKDDVLEALASIPLSSNAQEAVEALKGSGHVIGIISDSYDVAVEHIASMLSMDFSIANKLVHDSNGILTGELIMPLGWERIGCRCMNSVCKRFHLESIAKRFGIGREHTVAVGDSENDVCMLEQAGVSIAYKPKSLKVKDNAMYIIDDLYDVVDILNRTYGLAVRRGSTQHK; via the coding sequence ATGCAGGAAGGAAGTAGGGAGGAGGCTAGGCTATTAGTAGCATTCGATATGGATGGTACACTACTCAATGGTAGGCTTGTACTTGCTTTAGCAGATAGGTGTAATGTTAGAGAGCAGGTTACAGGCATTATGAGCAGTACTAACATGCATGGTTATGAGAAGAGTAGAGCAATAGCAAGGCTATGGAAGGGCATTAGCAAGGATGATGTGCTAGAAGCACTAGCAAGTATACCCTTGAGCAGTAATGCTCAAGAGGCTGTTGAGGCTTTAAAGGGCTCTGGCCATGTTATAGGGATAATAAGTGATAGTTATGATGTGGCAGTTGAGCATATAGCATCCATGCTAAGCATGGACTTTAGCATAGCAAATAAACTTGTCCATGATAGCAATGGTATCCTTACTGGTGAGTTGATCATGCCTCTAGGCTGGGAGAGGATAGGCTGTAGATGTATGAACTCAGTATGCAAGAGGTTCCATCTTGAGAGTATTGCAAAGAGATTTGGTATAGGTAGAGAGCATACAGTTGCAGTTGGGGATAGCGAGAATGATGTATGTATGTTAGAGCAAGCAGGTGTAAGCATAGCATATAAACCAAAGAGCCTAAAGGTTAAAGATAATGCAATGTATATTATAGATGATTTATATGATGTTGTAGATATACTGAATAGAACTTATGGATTAGCGGTTAGAAGAGGATCAACACAACATAAATAA
- a CDS encoding DEAD/DEAH box helicase family protein, whose translation MRVSLHYDKGTIVVDGLAHIPYTVLDPKIKKYRALAMYYHSIVEYLNASKIEYEDHVLDLLPLQRLNCNVTLRDYQSRALRQWEEAGMRGCIVLPTGSGKTIIGIKAIEHVNLASLVVVPTLDLMEQWVSSLADAFSLSKDEIGMVGGGNDRLKAITVITYDSAYIRAGAIGNRFALVVFDEAHHLPAPGYRSIAELMAAPYRLGLTATIEREDGLHQDLPLLLGAGVVFSVDARELAERSYLARFAIERRYVRLSADEMDEYSKNYELYMQGMSTLGIEPGMNGFKRLIMLSNRSKVARDALLARNRALSIALNSSAKIEEVREILAEHNGAKIIVFTQHNDLAYRIAREFLIPLITHNTSKEERVDILKGFREGVYRAIVTSKVLDEGIDVPDAEVGVIVSGTGSSREFVQRLGRLLRPKGSKSALLIEIVSRETREMLMSRKRKRSVRADMK comes from the coding sequence TTGAGGGTATCACTCCACTACGATAAGGGTACTATAGTGGTTGATGGTCTAGCGCATATACCATACACAGTGCTAGATCCAAAGATCAAGAAGTATAGAGCATTGGCAATGTACTACCACTCAATTGTTGAGTATCTTAATGCAAGCAAGATAGAGTATGAGGATCATGTTTTAGACTTGCTACCATTGCAGAGACTCAACTGCAACGTAACATTAAGAGACTATCAGAGTAGGGCATTGAGGCAATGGGAAGAAGCAGGGATGAGAGGATGCATAGTGCTCCCAACCGGCTCTGGAAAGACGATTATAGGTATAAAGGCTATAGAGCATGTTAACCTTGCATCCCTAGTAGTGGTGCCTACGCTAGATCTCATGGAGCAGTGGGTCTCTTCTCTTGCAGATGCATTCTCACTAAGCAAGGATGAGATAGGGATGGTAGGAGGGGGTAATGATAGGCTCAAGGCTATAACTGTTATAACATACGACTCTGCATATATAAGAGCAGGAGCAATAGGCAATAGATTTGCGCTAGTTGTGTTTGATGAGGCTCATCACCTCCCAGCACCAGGGTATAGGAGCATAGCAGAACTCATGGCAGCACCATACAGGCTTGGCTTAACAGCAACCATAGAGAGGGAAGATGGTCTACATCAAGATCTACCTCTACTGCTAGGTGCTGGTGTTGTATTCAGTGTAGATGCTAGGGAACTTGCAGAGAGGAGTTACCTTGCAAGGTTTGCAATAGAGAGGAGGTATGTTAGGCTCTCAGCAGATGAGATGGATGAGTATAGCAAGAACTATGAACTATACATGCAGGGTATGAGCACTCTAGGTATTGAGCCTGGGATGAATGGGTTCAAGAGGCTCATCATGCTATCAAACAGGAGCAAGGTAGCAAGAGATGCGCTTCTAGCAAGGAATAGGGCATTGAGTATAGCATTGAACAGCAGTGCAAAGATAGAGGAGGTTAGGGAGATACTTGCAGAGCATAATGGTGCAAAGATAATAGTATTTACACAACACAACGATCTAGCATACAGGATAGCAAGGGAGTTCTTGATACCATTGATAACACACAACACAAGCAAGGAAGAGAGGGTAGATATACTCAAGGGCTTCAGGGAAGGGGTGTATAGAGCAATAGTAACATCCAAGGTTCTGGATGAGGGTATAGATGTGCCAGATGCTGAGGTTGGGGTAATAGTTAGTGGGACAGGGAGCAGTAGAGAGTTTGTGCAGAGGCTTGGAAGGTTGCTTAGACCAAAGGGTAGCAAGAGTGCACTTCTCATAGAGATAGTATCTAGAGAGACTAGGGAGATGCTTATGAGTAGGAAGAGGAAGAGGTCTGTAAGGGCTGATATGAAATAA